In Erigeron canadensis isolate Cc75 chromosome 1, C_canadensis_v1, whole genome shotgun sequence, a single window of DNA contains:
- the LOC122590597 gene encoding uncharacterized protein LOC122590597 has translation MAVHGRKCLMNFKSKNSGIWASICSSLKEIHALSSVPANVIARRLGNGESTHFWTDIWMGNEAFSSRFPRLYAMETNKQALVSNRWNNGEWSWLWRRNIRDGAEATQLANLTSLIQSIQLIDKANSWTWNVPGNTSFSVHQFRLCLERALFPCEPLKTSWNSLVPKKVNIFVWRLLRDRLPSRLNLNLKGLDIDDISCPLCPYQVESIQHLFSSCMLFNELAQIISNWTRIDIVIANPKSTL, from the coding sequence ATGGCAGTTCATGGCCGAAAGTGTCTTATGAATTTCAAGTCTAAAAACAGTGGTATATGGGCTTCGATTTGTTCTTCATTGAAAGAGATCCATGCCTTGTCCTCCGTTCCTGCAAATGTCATCGCTAGGCGGCTAGGCAATGGTGAGTCAACCCATTTTTGGACTGATATTTGGATGGGGAATGAGGCCTTTTCTAGTAGGTTCCCAAGACTTTATGCTATGGAGACAAACAAACAGGCCCTTGTTAGTAATAGGTGGAATAATGGCGAATGGTCTTGGTTATGGCGCAGGAACATTCGCGATGGGGCTGAAGCAACACAGCTTGCCAATTTAACCTCATTGATTCAATCTATTCAACTTATAGATAAGGCTAACTCTTGGACTTGGAATGTTCCAGGTAATACATCCTTCTCTGTTCATCAATTTCGACTTTGTCTTGAACGTGCTCTGTTCCCATGTGAGCCACTTAAGACAAGTTGGAATTCTTTAGTACCTaaaaaagttaacatttttGTCTGGCGTCTTCTGAGGGATCGTCTCCCATCTCGATTAAATCTCAACCTCAAAGGACTAGACATTGATGATATCTCTTGCCCACTATGCCCATACCAGGTTGAATCAATCCAACATCTCTTTTCGTCTTGTATGCTTTTTAATGAACTGGCACAAATCATAAGCAATTGGACACGGATTGACATTGTTATTGCTAACCCAAAATCGACACTATAA